The Naumannella cuiyingiana DNA window CGGAGGAAGGCGCGGCCGCCCGCGCTGGCCTCGGCCTGGACGAGTTCGATGGTGCGGCCGGGCCGCAGGGTGCGGACCTCGATCGTGAACTCGGCCAACGGGATCTTGCCCAGGATGTCGAAGGAGACGCGCGCGAGCTGCAGATCGGTCCGCGGCTCGTGGTCGAGCAGTTCCTGGACCAGCAGGCCGCCGATCGGTGCCATGTGCTGTTCGTCGCGGGCCCACGCGCCCTCGGTGTGCGCGGTCGGGGCGTACCGCCCGTCGCCGAGACTGCGGAAATACGGGTCTGCGGGAATCGCCGCCGGCTGCTGCACGGCGCCAGCCTGCCGGATGCGAGCGCCGGCTGGGCACGGGGGTCGTCCCACGGAGCGGACGCCGTCCACGCCGTGGCCATTGTCTGGTGAGCTTGTAGACAAGACGGACTTACTTCGGTTTCTCGGAAGGCCCTGACCATGCGCAATCTGATCGTTCTCGCCGTCGTCGGCTTCATCGCCCAGCTCGTCGACGGCTCGCTGGGCATGGCCTACGGCGTCACGTCCTCGACCCTGCTGCTCGCGGTCGGCCTCGCCCCGGCCGCGGCGTCCGCGGCCGTGCACTTCTCCGAGATCGGCACCTCGCTGGTCTCGGGCATCTCCCACTTCAAGCTGGGCAATGTCGACTGGCGGGTCGTCGGCACGATGGCGGTGCCCGGCGGCATCGCGGCCTTCATCGGCGCGACCTTCCTGTCCTCGATCGACGGCGATGTCGCCAAGCCCTGGGTGGCGGTGCTGCTGCTCGCGCTCGGGGCGTACGTGATCTTCCGGTTCCTGCGCCTCGGCGGTCGGCGGCCGACCTTCCGCGGGCGCCCCCGCACCGCGCTGCTGGTGCCGCTGGCCGGGGTCGCGGGCCTGCTGGACGCCCTGGGCGGCGGCGGCTGGGGTCCGGTCGGTACGCCCACGCTGCTGGCCTCGGGGCGGCTGGAGCCGCGCAAGGTGATCGGCTCGATCGACACCTCCGAGTTCGTCGTCGCCGTCGGCGGATCGCTCGGCTTCCTGTTCGCCCTCGGCAGCCAGGGCATCGACTTCCGGATCGCGCTGGCGCTGCTGGTCGGCGGGGTGCTCGCCGCCCCGGTCGCGGCCTGGCTCGCCAAGCGGCTGCCGGGTCGGGTGCTGGCCGTCGCCGCCGGTGGCCTGATCATCGTGACGAATACCAACACCCTGCTGGGCGCGTTCGACGTCTCGGGCGCGATCCGGGCGACGGTGCTGATCGTGCTGGCGGTCGTCTGGGTCAGCCTGATCGTCTGGGCGGTACGCCAGGAGCGGGCCTCCCGGCGTACCGATCCGGACCTGACGGAGGCCGCCGCCTGAGTCGCTGCGCGCCGATCCGCGTCGCGGATGCCAGACTGGCCCCGTGCGGATCACAGCGAAATCGGACTACGGCGTCCGGGCGATGATCGAGATCGCCCGCCGCGATGCCGACGGTCCGATCAACGCCGAGGAGATCGGCACCGCCCAGGACATCCCGCGCGGGTTCTTGCTGGCGATCCTGGCCGACCTGCGCCGGGCGGGCGTGCTGCTCTCGCTCCGCGGACCGTCCGGCGGCTGGCGACTGGCCCGTCCCGCCGCCGAGATCAGTGTCGCCGAGGTGATCCGCAGCATCGACGGGCCGCTGGTCAGCGTGCACGGGCTGCGGCCGGAGGCCGTCGACTACAACGAGACCGCAACCCCGCTGCAACTCGTCTGGATCGCCGCCCGGTCCAGCCTGCGCGACGTCTTGGAGAACGTGTCCGTCGGCGACCTGGCCGCCGGGGAGCTTCCCGCGCCGATCGCCGGCCGAACCGTGGACGAGGACGCCTGGCAACCGCGCTGAGGGCGCCCGATCAGAACTCGAAATCGCTGTCGCGGAACTCGCCCGCGGGGCGGTCCTCGCCGCTCGCCTGAGCGGCCGTGCGCAGCTCGACCCGACGGATCTTGCCGCTGATCGTCTTGGGCAGCTCGCCGAACTCCAGCCGGCGGATCCGCTTGTAGGGCGCGAGGTGCTCGCGCGCATAGCCGAGGATGTCGCGGGCGGTCTCGGCGCTCGGCTCGTGCCCGGCCGCGAGCACCACATGGGCCTTCGGCGCGGCGAGCCGCGTCGGGTCGGGTGCGGGGACGACGGCGGCCTCGGCGACGGCCGGGTGTTCGATCAGCACCGACTCCAGTTCGAACGGGCTGATCCGGTAGTCACTGGCCTTGAAGACGTCGTCGGCCCGCCCGACATAGGTCAGATAGCCGTCGGCGTCGATCGAGACCACGTCGCCGGTGTGGTAGACCCCGCCCGCGAAGGCATCGGCGTTCAGCTCGTCGCTGGAGGCGTCGGCGGTGTCGCGGTAGCCGGTCATCAGCGGCAGCGGTCGCGGGTCCAGGCGCAGACACAGCTCGCCCTCGTCGGTGCGCTCCTGTCCGGTCGCCGGGTCGATCAGCACCACGTCGAAGCCGGGCAGCGGCCGCCCCATCGAGCCCTCGCGCAATGGCTGACCGGGCGGGTTGGCGACCTGGGCCGTGGTCTCGGTCTGCCCGTAGCCGTCGCGAATCGTCAGGCCCCACGCCCGGCGGACGTGCTCGATCACCTCGGGGTTCAGCGGCTCGCCGGCGCTGAGCAGTTCGCGAAGCCCGGTGGCGGTGGGATCGATCCGGCCCAGGTCGGCCTGGACCAGCATCCGCCACACGGTCGGCGGCGCGCAGAAGGTGTTCACGCCGGTGCGGGTGATCACGTCGAGCAGCTTGCCGGGGTCGAATCGCGCGTAGTCGAAGATCAGCACGGTCGCTCCCGCCAGCCACGGCGCGAAGACATTCGACCAGGCGTGCTTGGCCCAGCCGGGGGAGGAGATGTTCAGGTGCACATCGCCCGGCTGCAGGCCCAGCCAGTACATGGTGGTCAGGTGGCCGATCGGGTAGGAGGTCGCGGTGTGTTCGACCAGCTTGGGCCGGGCCGTGGTGCCCGAGGTGA harbors:
- a CDS encoding sulfite exporter TauE/SafE family protein, producing MRNLIVLAVVGFIAQLVDGSLGMAYGVTSSTLLLAVGLAPAAASAAVHFSEIGTSLVSGISHFKLGNVDWRVVGTMAVPGGIAAFIGATFLSSIDGDVAKPWVAVLLLALGAYVIFRFLRLGGRRPTFRGRPRTALLVPLAGVAGLLDALGGGGWGPVGTPTLLASGRLEPRKVIGSIDTSEFVVAVGGSLGFLFALGSQGIDFRIALALLVGGVLAAPVAAWLAKRLPGRVLAVAAGGLIIVTNTNTLLGAFDVSGAIRATVLIVLAVVWVSLIVWAVRQERASRRTDPDLTEAAA
- a CDS encoding Rrf2 family transcriptional regulator, coding for MRITAKSDYGVRAMIEIARRDADGPINAEEIGTAQDIPRGFLLAILADLRRAGVLLSLRGPSGGWRLARPAAEISVAEVIRSIDGPLVSVHGLRPEAVDYNETATPLQLVWIAARSSLRDVLENVSVGDLAAGELPAPIAGRTVDEDAWQPR
- a CDS encoding AMP-binding protein, which gives rise to MPLHPDVRAARDFLLANREDADSARAGFAWPRPERYNFATDWFDGLAEERPDQVALWITDGERDHRLTFAELAERSRSAAAYLAELGLAAGDRLLLVLGNTVPLWEVMLGAMRLGAVIIPATPQLSPADLADRVDRGRAKLIIAHASDAAKFADLPGDPVRVAVAADGESVPEGWRDLAESSTRDPGSAPEPPARRGDDQLLLYFTSGTTARPKLVEHTATSYPIGHLTTMYWLGLQPGDVHLNISSPGWAKHAWSNVFAPWLAGATVLIFDYARFDPGKLLDVITRTGVNTFCAPPTVWRMLVQADLGRIDPTATGLRELLSAGEPLNPEVIEHVRRAWGLTIRDGYGQTETTAQVANPPGQPLREGSMGRPLPGFDVVLIDPATGQERTDEGELCLRLDPRPLPLMTGYRDTADASSDELNADAFAGGVYHTGDVVSIDADGYLTYVGRADDVFKASDYRISPFELESVLIEHPAVAEAAVVPAPDPTRLAAPKAHVVLAAGHEPSAETARDILGYAREHLAPYKRIRRLEFGELPKTISGKIRRVELRTAAQASGEDRPAGEFRDSDFEF